In Symphalangus syndactylus isolate Jambi chromosome 14, NHGRI_mSymSyn1-v2.1_pri, whole genome shotgun sequence, one DNA window encodes the following:
- the LOC129462608 gene encoding brain-specific serine protease 4, protein MVVSGAPPALGGGYLGTCISLLLLASTAILNAARIPVPPACGKPQQLNRVVGGEDSTDSEWPWVVSIQKNGTHHCAGSLLTSRWVITAAHCFKDNLNKPSLFSVLLGAWQLGNPGSRSQKVGVAWVQPHPVYSWKEGARADIALVRLERSIQFSERVLPICLPDASIHLPPNTHCWISGWGSIQDGVPLPHPQTLQKLKVPIIDSEVCSRLYWRGAGQGAITEDMLCAGYLEGERDACLGDSGGPLMCQVDGAWLLAGIISWGEGCAERNRPGVYISLSAHRSWVEKIVQGVQLRGRAQWVGALRAPSPGSGAAARS, encoded by the exons ATGGTGGTTTCTGGAGCACCCCCAGCCCTGGGTGGGGGCTATCTCGGCACCTGCATCTCCCTGCTGCTGCTGGCATCGACAG CCATCCTCAATGCGGCCAGGATACCCG TTCCCCCAGCCTGTGGGAAGCCCCAGCAGCTGAACCGGGTTGTGGGCGGCGAGGACAGCACTGACAGCGAGTGGCCCTGGGTCGTGAGCATCCAGAAGAATGGGACCCACCACTGCGCCGGCTCCCTGCTCACCAGCCGCTGGGTGATCACTGCTGCCCACTGTTTCAAGGA caACCTGAACAAACCATCCCTGTTCTCTGTGCTGCTGGGGGCCTGGCAGCTGGGGAACCCTGGCTCTCGGTCCCAGAAGGTGGGTGTTGCCTGGGTGCAGCCCCACCCTGTGTATTCCTGGAAGGAGGGTGCCCGTGCGGACATTGCCCTGGTGCGTCTCGAGCGCTCCATACAGTTCTCAGAGCGGGTCCTGCCCATCTGCCTACCTGATGCCTCTATCCACCTCCCTCCAAACACCCACTGCTGGATCTCAGGCTGGGGGAGCATCCAAGATGGAG TGCCCTTGCCCCACCCTCAGACCCTGCAGAAGCTGAAGGTTCCTATCATCGACTCGGAAGTCTGCAGCCGCCTATACTGGCGGGGCGCAGGACAGGGAGCCATCACCGAGGACATGCTGTGTGCCGGCTACTTGGAGGGGGAGCGGGATGCTTGTCTG GGCGACTCCGGGGGCCCCCTCATGTGCCAGGTGGACGGCGCCTGGCTGCTGGCCGGCATCATCAGCTGGGGCGAGGGCTGTGCCGAGCGCAACAGGCCCGGGGTCTACATCAGCCTCTCTGCGCACCGCTCCTGGGTGGAGAAGATCGTGCAAGGGGTGCAGCTCCGCGGGCGCGCTCAGTGGGTTGGGGCCCTCAGGGCACCGAGTCCGGGCTCTGGGGCCGCCGCGCGCTCCTAG